In Aspergillus fumigatus Af293 chromosome 2, whole genome shotgun sequence, a genomic segment contains:
- a CDS encoding spliceosome-associated CWC15 family protein, with amino-acid sequence MTTAHRPTFDPAQGKEALRGPAYHQRLLPAYTHLKTRQLGQGSEAEVRQRDLRAELLQAEAAHFAKKNGVPINEPVTESAAPKRLLEGGPPDGANEAEEEDPEAKRRRILEETREIDADSEGSEDDSSEEESDDEDEAAELMRELEKIKRERLEQKEKEERERAAKEEEQREYDIARGNPLLNPQDFNLKRRWDDDVVFKNQARGTEEKRGKEFVNDLLRSDFHKRFMVSQLFERIYERC; translated from the exons ATGACTACAG CTCACAGACCGACCTTCGATCCC GCGcaagggaaagaagctcTACGTGGACCAGCTTACCACCAACGACTTTTACCTGCATATACACATCTCAAGACTCG GCAATTAGGGCAAGGAAGTGAAGCGGAAGTCCGACAGCGCGACCTACGAGCCGAGCTACTCCAGGCCGAGGCTGCTCACTTTGCGAAGAAGAACGGAGTCCCAATCAatgagcccgtcactgaaAGCGCCGCACCGAAACGTCTACTAGAAGGTGGGCCCCCTGATGGTGCAaacgaagcagaagaggaggaccCGGAAGCAAAACGACGGCGGATATTAGAGGAAACTCGGGAGATAGACGCGGACTCGGAAGGATCAGAGGATGACAgcagtgaagaagagag tgatgacgaagatgaagctgCGGAATTGATGCGGGAACTGGAAAAAATAAAGAGGGAGAGGCTAGagcagaaagagaaagag GAACGCGAACGTGCTgcaaaggaagaggagcaacGAGAGTATGACATTGCCAGGGGCAACCCGCTGCTCAATCCCCAGGACTTCAATCTCAAGCGGAGATGGGACGACGACGTTGTCTTCAAGAATCAAGCTCGCGGGACCGAAGAGAAACGGGGAAAGGAGTTTGTCAAT GATTTGTTGCGCTCCGATTTTCACAAAAGATTTATGGTGAGTCAACTTTTCGAAAGGATATACGAACGTTGCTAA